In one Oncorhynchus nerka isolate Pitt River linkage group LG7, Oner_Uvic_2.0, whole genome shotgun sequence genomic region, the following are encoded:
- the LOC115121447 gene encoding sodium-dependent neutral amino acid transporter B(0)AT1-like — translation MRFPKLPNPGLDDRIPSHQELERMEKEEAGDRPKWDNKTQYMLTCVGFCVGLGNVWRFPYLCQSHGGGAFMIPFLILLVLEGIPLLHLEFAIGQRLRSGSVGVWTAINPHLTGVGIASLLVSFLVGMYYNTIIAWVMWYFFNSFQNPLPWSQCPVNANLTDLVSECARSSPVDYFWYRDTLNTSTSIGDSGGLQWWMVLCLLCAWLLLYVCCLRGIETTGKAVYVTSTLPYVVLTIFLIRGLTLKGSLDGIKFLFTPDLNELMNPSTWLDAGAQVFYSFSLAFGGLISFSSYNSVHNNCEQDAVIISIINGFTSVYAATVIYSIIGFRATERFDDCLEGNILALLNAFNLAEGNITEGNYAESLQNLNGTFPETIQSLDLKTCDLQTFLSQGVEGTGLAFIVFTEAITKMPVSPLWSILFFIMLFCLGLSTMFGSIEGTVVPLQDLNIFPKRWPKEAITGIVCLVSFIIALIFAQSSGNYWLALFDSFAGSIPLLVIAFCEMIAVVYIYGIDRFNKDIEFMIGHKPNLFWQVTWRFVSPLIVLVIFVFYFVTKVNSNVTYIAWNPSSEDFPTLEVLEYPAWIYVIIFLLAGVPSLVVPGTAIFKLIRRCCSNKNVYGAEVDTVSAKVQLFTTKTS, via the exons ATGAGATTCCCCAAGCTCCCCAACCCAGGTCTGGATGACCGAATTCCGTCCCACCAGGAGCTGGAAAGGATGGAGAAAGAAGAGGCTGGGGACAGGCCCAAATGGGACAACAAGACCCAGTACATGCTGACCTGTGTGGGCTTCTGTGTGGGGCTGGGGAACGTGTGGAGGTTCCCTTACCTGTGTCAGAGCCATGGAGGAG GAGCGTTTATGATCCCGTTCCTGATCCTGCTGGTTTTGGAGGGGATTCCACTGCTGCACCTGGAGTTTGCCATCGGACAGCGCCTCAGGAGCGGCAGTGTGGGAGTGTGGACGGCCATTAACCCACATCTGACTGGTGTTG GCATCGCTTCCTTGTTAGTCTCCTTCCTGGTGGGTATGTACTACAACACTATAATCGCCTGGGTGATGTGGTACTTCTTCAACTCCTTCCAGAACCCTCTGCCATGGAGTCAGTGTCCTGTCAATGCCAACCTGACAG ATTTGGTCTCAGAATGTGCCCGGAGTTCCCCAGTGGATTATTTCTGGTACAGAGACACACTAAACACGTCCACATCCATTGGGGACTCTGGAGGACTGCAGTGGTGGATGGTGTTGTGTCTACTGTGTGCCTGGCTGCTGTTGTACGTCTGCTGCCTTCGTGGCATTGAGACCACTGGAAAG GCAGTGTACGTAACATCCACTCTGCCATACGTGGTCCTCACCATCTTCCTGATCAGAGGACTGACTCTCAAAGGTTCTCTGGATGGAATCAAGTTCCTCTTCACACCCGAT CTAAATGAGTTGATGAACCCGTCTACCTGGCTGGATGCAGGTGCCCAGGTGTTCTACTCTTTCTCCTTGGCCTTTGGAGGTCTCATCTCCTTCTCCAGCTACAACTCTGTACA CAACAACTGTGAGCAGGATGCCGTGATCATCTCCATCATCAATGGCTTCACATCCGTCTACGCTGCTACAGTCATCTACTCCATCATAGGTTTCAGGGCCACAGAGAGGTTCGACGACTGTCTGGAAGG AAACATCTTGGCCCTGCTGAATGCTTTCAACCTTGCTGAGGGCAACATCACAGAAGGCAACTATGCAGAATCCCTACAGAATCTAAACGGCACCTTCCCAGAGACCATCCAGAGTCTGGACCTCAAAACCTGCGACTTGCAAACTTTCCTCAGTCAG GGTGTGGAGGGAACTGGTCTGGCCTTTATCGTGTTCACAGAGGCCATCACCAAgatgcctgtctctcctctctggtccatCCTGTTCTTCATCATGCTCTTCTGTCTGGGACTGTCCACCATGTTTGGCAGCATAGAAGGAACGGTAGTGCCCCTTCAGGATCTCAACATCTTCCCTAAACGGTGGCCTAAGGAGGCGATCACTG GTATTGTCTGTCTGGTGTCATTCATCATTGCCCTGATATTTGCTCAGAGTTCTGGTAACTACTGGCTGGCTCTGTTCGACAGCTTTGCCGGCTCCATCCCTCTCCTAGTCATCGCCTTCTGTGAGATGATAGCTGTGGTCTACATCTATGGCATAGACAG GTTTAACAAGGACATAGAGTTCATGATTGGTCACAAGCCCAACCTGTTCTGGCAGGTGACCTGGAGGTTCGTCAGCCCTTTAATAGTCTTAGTAATCTTCGTCTTCTACTTCGTCACCAAAGTCAACTCCAACGTCACCTACATCGCCTGGAATCCAAGCTCG GAGGACTTCCCCACTCTGGAGGTGTTGGAGTATCCTGCTTGGATTTACGTCATCATCTTTCTCCTGGCAGGAGTCCCCAGTCTGGTGGTGCCAGGCACGGCCATATTCAAACTCATACGGAGATGTTGCAGCAACAAAAATGTCTACGGGGCAGAAGTCGACACGGTCTCTGCCAAAGTTCAGTTGTTTACTACGAAAACGTCGTAG